One genomic region from Strix uralensis isolate ZFMK-TIS-50842 chromosome 5, bStrUra1, whole genome shotgun sequence encodes:
- the IFRD1 gene encoding interferon-related developmental regulator 1 gives MPKPKKRGSNHQRGAGGQPRNVQPFSDEDASIETMSHCSGFSDPASFTEDGPEVDEEATQEDLEYKLKGFIDLTLDKSAKTRQAALENLKSAFSSKILYEFIMERRMTLTDSIERCIKKGKSDEQCAAAGLACLLCVQMGSGIESEEIFKTLGPVLKKIVCDGTASIQARQACATCLGICCFIVTDDITELYSTMECLENIFTKAYQRDRDTNGVSSTHNTVLHISALLAWTLLLTICPVNEVKKKIEMHLHKLPTLLSCDDLNMRIAAGETLALLFELARETDADFFYEDMELLTEKLRALATDGNKHRAKVDKRKQRSVFRDVLRAVEERDFPTEMVKFGPERMYIDCWVKKKTYDTFKEILGSGMQYHLQSNDFLRNVFELGPPVMLDAATLKTMKISRFERHLYNSAAFKARTKARSKCRDKRADVGEFF, from the exons ATGCCCAAGCCTAAGAAGCGGGGGAGCAACCACCAGCGCGGAGCCG GTGGTCAGCCCAGAAACGTGCAGCCTTTTAGTGATGAAGATGCTTCAATTGAAACTATGAGCCACTGCAGTGGCTTCAGTGATCCTGCTAGCTTCACTGAGGATg GGCCTGAAGTTGATGAAGAAGCCACTCAAGAAGACTTAGAATACAAATTGAAGGGATTTATTGATCTTACATTGGACAAGAG TGCAAAGACAAGACAAGCAGCTCTTGAAAATctgaaaagtgctttttcttctaaaatactATATGAATTTATAATGGAAAGGAGAATGACACTAACTGATAGCATTGAACGCTGCATAAAGAAAG GTAAGAGCGATGAACAGTGTGCAGCTGCTGGACTGGCATGTCTTCTGTGTGTGCAGATGGGGTCGGGAATTGAAAGTGAAGAGATTTTTAAGACCCTTGGTCCAGTTCTGAAGAAGATTGTCTGTGATGGAACAGCCAGTATCCAAGCCAGACAGGCT TGTGCAACCTGCTTAGGGATTTGCTGTTTCATTGTCACTGACGATATTACG GAACTGTACTCGACTATGGAATGCCTGGAAAACATCTTCACAAAGGCTTATCAGCGAGATAGAGACACTAATGGTGTATCGAGTACCCATAATACTGTGCTTCACATCAGTGCTCTCTTAGCATGGACACTGTTGTTGACCATTTGTCCAGTGAAtgaagtgaagaagaaaattgaaat GCACTTGCATAAACTTCCAACTCTGTTGTCTTGTGATGATCTCAACATGAGAATAGCTGCTGGAGAAACACTAGCCCTTCTGTTTGAACTGGCACGCGAAACAGATGCT GATTTCTTTTATGAAGACATGGAACTTCTAACAGAGAAACTAAGAGCTCTGGCTACTGATGGAAACAAGCACCGAGCCAAAGTAGACAAAAGAAAGCAGCGATCCGTCTTCAGAGATGTTCTACGAGCTGTTGAG GAGCGTGACTTTCCTACAGAGATGGTTAAGTTCGGACCTGAGCGCATGTATATTGACtgctgggttaaaaaaaaaacctatgatACCTTCAAGGAGATTCTGGGGTCGGGGATGCAGTATCATTTGCAG TCAAATGACTTTCTTCGGAATGTGTTTGAGCTTGGTCCACCAGTAATGCTAGATGCTGCAACTCTTAAAACAATGAAGATATCCCGTTTTGAAAGG CACTTGTACAACTCTGCAGCATTCAAGGCTCGGACAAAGGCTAGAAGTAAATGTCGTGATAAAAGAGCAGATGTGGGGGAATTTTTCTAG